A window from Candidatus Nitrosotenuis uzonensis encodes these proteins:
- a CDS encoding tetratricopeptide repeat protein: MADAERMLSQAADMCEDGDFVGALKIYSKILKKNPTNTDALIDKGVALQNLGRLRQALRCFQKALAVDTKNITALVNTGSVLHSLGMFDEAIKCYDRALRIDKKCAMALAYKGLSLGEKGKIKDALKNFKKALSIDKDYDIALISKDIAQKILKENFTQK, translated from the coding sequence TTGGCAGACGCTGAAAGAATGCTTAGTCAGGCAGCAGACATGTGTGAAGACGGAGACTTTGTCGGAGCACTGAAGATATACTCGAAGATATTGAAAAAAAACCCAACGAACACTGATGCACTGATAGACAAGGGGGTGGCACTACAAAATCTCGGAAGGCTAAGACAGGCATTGCGATGCTTTCAGAAGGCGCTTGCAGTTGACACAAAGAACATCACCGCGCTTGTAAATACCGGCTCAGTACTACACAGTCTTGGAATGTTCGATGAGGCAATAAAATGCTATGATAGGGCGCTAAGAATTGATAAAAAATGCGCCATGGCACTTGCATACAAAGGACTCTCGCTAGGCGAGAAAGGAAAGATAAAAGATGCGCTAAAGAACTTCAAAAAGGCACTGAGCATAGATAAAGACTATGACATTGCGTTAATCAGCAAAGATATTGCACAGAAAATTCTGAAAGAAAACTTTACTCAGAAATGA
- a CDS encoding Lrp/AsnC family transcriptional regulator, which translates to MNLDKTDVKILKNLLVDARLSSRQLALKLGMSTVTILTRIKKLEQEKIVKGYTAIIDHEKLGYDLTAIIEIYTKKGKMVEIENEIASLENVCAVYDVTGESDTVLVAKFKNREELSKFVKMLSSKPNVDKTVTNIVLNTVKEDFRLV; encoded by the coding sequence ATGAATCTTGATAAGACAGATGTAAAGATCCTAAAGAACTTGCTCGTGGATGCTCGTCTTTCATCCAGACAGCTTGCGCTAAAGCTTGGCATGTCCACTGTGACAATACTGACGAGAATAAAAAAACTAGAACAGGAAAAAATAGTCAAAGGATACACTGCGATAATAGACCATGAAAAACTAGGCTATGACCTTACTGCCATAATCGAAATTTACACTAAAAAAGGCAAAATGGTAGAAATTGAAAATGAGATTGCAAGCCTTGAGAACGTTTGTGCAGTATATGACGTTACTGGTGAATCAGACACCGTACTGGTCGCAAAATTCAAGAATCGTGAAGAGTTAAGCAAATTTGTCAAGATGCTATCATCAAAGCCGAATGTAGACAAGACTGTGACAAACATTGTTCTTAACACTGTAAAGGAAGACTTTAGGCTCGTCTAG
- a CDS encoding NRAMP family divalent metal transporter translates to MSGRQRDFLRTFGPGMLFASTAIGVSHLIQSTRAGAEYGFLMIGVVCIANLLKYPFFEFSSRYSNVTGTSIIDGYGRLGRHFLIMYLVVTLASMFIITGAVGFVTAGFFENLFGVQFLGIWSIVILFGVCFVILCTGKYNTLDGVIKTISAVMIVSTTAAFLIALTNGPVHQTEQHIMPEIFTHAGILFLVALIGWMPMPVDISSWHGLWTLERIKQTKFRPSLKSTLLDFNIGYLVTSVLAVFFVVLGTYLFFGSSEALPNNNAQFAEKVVTMYTQTIGSWNYLIIAAAAFSVMFGTIVAVFDGYSRAVQRTVLLLKNNSKDVQNASEYRKIYFIVLVSLAIGSSILVIPFGRNLKELVDFATAVSFVIAPIIAVFNYKLVSRKYLNDGVPPVWLRALAVAGIIFLTGFAAFFLLIHFLPGFVI, encoded by the coding sequence TTGAGCGGAAGGCAACGAGACTTTCTTAGGACTTTTGGTCCGGGTATGCTTTTTGCGAGCACCGCGATCGGTGTATCCCATCTGATCCAATCTACAAGAGCAGGTGCCGAATACGGTTTTTTGATGATTGGCGTAGTTTGCATAGCAAATCTACTCAAGTATCCTTTCTTTGAGTTCAGCTCGCGCTATTCCAATGTCACTGGAACAAGTATCATAGACGGATATGGTAGGCTTGGTAGGCATTTTTTGATCATGTATCTTGTGGTCACTCTTGCGTCCATGTTCATCATCACAGGGGCAGTAGGTTTTGTCACGGCGGGATTTTTTGAGAATCTTTTTGGTGTGCAGTTTCTTGGAATTTGGTCAATTGTTATACTCTTTGGTGTATGCTTTGTCATATTATGCACTGGAAAATACAATACACTTGATGGTGTAATCAAAACAATTAGTGCAGTCATGATAGTATCCACTACGGCTGCGTTTCTAATAGCTCTGACCAACGGACCTGTCCATCAAACAGAGCAGCACATTATGCCGGAGATATTCACGCATGCAGGAATTCTGTTTCTTGTGGCACTGATTGGCTGGATGCCTATGCCAGTAGATATTTCAAGCTGGCACGGCCTGTGGACACTTGAGAGGATAAAACAGACAAAGTTCCGGCCCAGCCTAAAGTCGACGCTGCTTGACTTTAACATAGGATACCTTGTCACGTCCGTTCTTGCAGTATTTTTTGTGGTGCTCGGAACCTACTTGTTTTTTGGTTCCAGCGAGGCACTGCCAAATAACAACGCCCAGTTTGCCGAAAAGGTAGTCACCATGTACACCCAGACAATAGGCAGCTGGAACTATCTAATAATTGCAGCAGCTGCTTTTAGCGTCATGTTTGGGACCATAGTCGCAGTCTTTGACGGATACTCTAGGGCCGTGCAGAGGACAGTACTGCTTTTAAAAAACAATTCCAAAGACGTGCAAAATGCCTCAGAATATAGAAAAATCTACTTTATAGTTCTAGTGTCACTTGCAATTGGCTCATCAATACTTGTTATTCCGTTTGGCCGTAACCTAAAAGAGCTTGTAGATTTTGCCACGGCAGTATCATTTGTCATAGCTCCAATTATTGCAGTCTTTAACTACAAGCTGGTATCAAGAAAATATCTCAACGACGGCGTGCCGCCAGTGTGGCTCAGAGCGCTTGCAGTTGCAGGAATAATATTTCTCACAGGATTTGCAGCATTCTTTTTACTCATACACTTCCTTCCAGGATTTGTGATCTGA
- a CDS encoding SNF2-related protein, with protein MDRYPLEILSKNIWQRKLPPSAKQVKQKPKRIEKLNLANPGKQFRGNLLNFQREGLDFLIKSSGNALLADEMGLGKCVTGTSLVETATGPIRILDLWTRSSIIEQNEDEAWGELESPIIVQTFDGKKIIGKKVDRVFRQRINEQIVELILWDGSSVECTKKHRFLTKYGWKHAASLTLDDKIAVPSRTLPVAQKKPSIPTQITQTAYAGTYIRTLNLLVPYKHTQGMSKKTTRTASQNTSSDQLAPELQNLKLESIHWCPIKEIKTKYYSGFVYDLSVPKTHNYIVNGMIAHNTVQTLSYIATEQNTFPALIVAPLVTLQNWQREIEKFMKRKSRNGRIIDDEVPTSTIIRVGKSEDLGRYDFYIINYELLFKRYKDLAKLNLRTIVCDEVQNLRSKTTQKYQAIKKLSALESVKYRIGLSGTPIYNRGSEIWPIVDILRPGLLGSFKEFCEYFCYINEKGKAIVLENKRESLRNMLQKHVMLRRKKTDVLAELKEKIRYKEIIDADITYYNSELAKIWKKLEDERKEAQTAFDASTAYQRAIQSERQAAGIAKLPHVINFVKNIMEIEESVVVFCHHKAIHTLLHQSLGEFKPASIIGGQTDKERQQQIDSFQNGETKLMIAGLRAGNVGINLTRAKYVIFAELDWSPAIHLQAEDRLHRLGQKNTVFAYYLIGNGTLDEHVAKILVDKSYEIDAIMDNKVESFENKEKAELILAQIQDRIKSVLRSV; from the coding sequence ATGGACAGATACCCTCTTGAGATACTCTCCAAGAACATATGGCAACGAAAGCTGCCGCCTTCTGCAAAACAGGTAAAACAAAAACCAAAGCGAATCGAAAAGCTCAACCTTGCAAATCCGGGAAAACAGTTCCGTGGAAACCTGCTCAACTTTCAGAGGGAGGGCCTTGACTTTCTGATAAAATCTTCTGGCAATGCACTGCTTGCCGACGAGATGGGACTTGGAAAATGCGTGACCGGTACATCACTAGTTGAGACAGCTACTGGGCCAATACGAATTCTGGATCTTTGGACAAGATCTTCAATAATCGAACAAAATGAAGATGAGGCATGGGGAGAGCTAGAATCTCCAATAATAGTTCAAACATTTGATGGTAAAAAAATAATAGGAAAGAAAGTAGACCGAGTATTTCGACAGAGAATAAATGAACAGATAGTAGAGTTGATTTTATGGGATGGCTCTAGTGTAGAATGTACAAAAAAACACAGATTTCTTACCAAGTATGGTTGGAAGCATGCCGCTAGCCTAACACTCGATGACAAAATCGCAGTTCCGTCAAGAACACTACCTGTTGCACAGAAAAAACCATCCATACCAACTCAGATTACTCAAACTGCATATGCTGGGACGTACATTCGTACATTGAATCTACTCGTACCATATAAACACACACAAGGAATGAGTAAAAAGACAACTCGCACTGCGTCGCAAAATACGTCATCTGATCAACTTGCCCCTGAATTGCAAAATCTAAAATTGGAATCAATTCATTGGTGCCCAATTAAAGAAATCAAAACAAAATACTATTCTGGATTTGTGTATGATCTTTCAGTGCCGAAAACGCATAACTATATCGTTAATGGCATGATTGCCCATAATACAGTACAAACACTATCATACATTGCAACAGAACAAAACACGTTCCCTGCACTAATTGTTGCCCCTCTGGTAACGTTACAGAATTGGCAGAGGGAAATTGAGAAATTCATGAAAAGAAAGAGCAGAAATGGCAGAATAATTGATGATGAGGTGCCGACTTCTACTATAATACGCGTTGGGAAATCAGAAGATCTTGGAAGATATGATTTTTACATAATAAATTATGAACTGCTTTTCAAAAGATACAAAGATCTTGCAAAGCTGAATCTGCGCACAATAGTGTGCGATGAGGTACAGAACCTTCGCTCAAAAACTACACAGAAATACCAGGCAATAAAAAAGCTCTCTGCACTCGAATCCGTAAAATACAGAATCGGTCTCTCTGGTACACCAATTTATAACCGAGGCTCTGAGATATGGCCGATTGTAGATATACTGCGGCCTGGCCTACTAGGCAGCTTCAAAGAGTTCTGTGAGTATTTTTGCTACATCAACGAGAAAGGCAAGGCAATAGTGCTTGAAAACAAGCGCGAGTCATTGCGAAACATGCTTCAAAAACACGTGATGTTAAGAAGGAAAAAAACAGATGTGCTGGCTGAGCTAAAAGAAAAGATACGTTACAAGGAAATAATCGATGCAGACATTACATACTATAACAGCGAGCTTGCAAAAATCTGGAAAAAACTCGAAGACGAAAGAAAGGAGGCGCAGACTGCATTTGACGCCTCGACTGCATACCAACGTGCAATTCAGAGTGAAAGGCAGGCAGCAGGAATTGCCAAGCTGCCGCATGTGATCAACTTTGTTAAGAACATAATGGAAATTGAGGAAAGCGTTGTAGTATTTTGCCACCACAAAGCAATACACACACTTTTACATCAGAGTCTTGGCGAGTTCAAGCCCGCGTCAATAATAGGAGGACAAACTGACAAGGAAAGGCAGCAGCAAATAGACTCTTTCCAGAATGGAGAGACAAAACTGATGATTGCAGGACTGAGAGCTGGCAATGTAGGAATTAATCTCACCAGAGCAAAATATGTGATATTTGCAGAGCTTGATTGGAGTCCGGCAATACATCTGCAAGCAGAAGACAGATTGCATAGGCTCGGGCAAAAAAATACCGTCTTTGCATATTATCTGATTGGCAATGGTACGCTAGATGAGCATGTGGCAAAGATATTGGTAGATAAAAGCTACGAGATTGATGCAATAATGGACAACAAGGTAGAATCATTTGAAAACAAAGAAAAGGCAGAGCTCATACTGGCACAAATCCAGGACAGGATAAAATCCGTACTGAGATCTGTCTAG
- a CDS encoding HD domain-containing protein: MQLFANTQSLRDEIINLAASCGLDKPCYVRMLDYTISLFESQGLGKDYYGYHNISHELEVTYVSLIVLKWKSILNNIRKEDFKYLYAAALFHDFDPQKSVDKPHEDNVIKFLTCDNNVKQLCRDADLDIDIVKALILRTTYPWKGVLKENAERQIHEFFSASPITKNDKKMQEYYMQLGWLLSVVDRVSGYALGDFVKAMDMAKKNAHALAWHPSFIVKRSVAYFEDLLNDESVMCETVLRALPKHMRKNFMDVVTGFLNLRQQEIKIQSEYIYENLRLVPRIESMKIRDDPQFLEMLLEIYNELPIPLQFDRMHFEKTMKDQKTILNTLRLGSVDGPIIGFAKGGPLENYTLRPEITDENYGKFNTVFLEPIALKMGYWGLHGGSEMRHLFTMQAHSMNYKYLTSFALRDVIQKRIEKHEKAEFVAKFDPERWDYYRVEL; this comes from the coding sequence ATGCAATTATTTGCCAATACGCAGTCGCTGCGAGATGAGATCATCAATTTGGCAGCATCATGCGGGTTGGACAAGCCTTGCTATGTCAGAATGCTAGATTATACCATATCACTGTTCGAATCACAGGGTCTTGGAAAAGACTACTATGGATACCACAACATATCGCACGAGCTTGAAGTCACCTATGTCTCTCTCATAGTCCTAAAATGGAAGAGCATACTAAATAACATAAGAAAAGAAGACTTCAAGTACCTCTATGCCGCAGCCTTGTTCCATGATTTTGATCCACAAAAAAGTGTGGACAAGCCGCACGAGGACAATGTAATAAAATTCCTAACTTGCGATAACAACGTAAAGCAGCTTTGTCGTGATGCAGACCTTGATATCGACATAGTAAAAGCGCTCATACTGAGAACAACATATCCATGGAAAGGAGTATTGAAAGAAAATGCAGAAAGACAGATTCACGAATTCTTTTCTGCCTCACCAATAACAAAGAACGATAAGAAAATGCAGGAATACTATATGCAGCTTGGCTGGCTTCTTTCGGTGGTCGACAGGGTGAGCGGATACGCGCTTGGTGATTTTGTAAAGGCCATGGACATGGCAAAAAAGAATGCGCATGCACTTGCATGGCATCCATCCTTCATAGTGAAAAGATCTGTTGCGTATTTTGAAGACCTGCTAAACGATGAATCCGTCATGTGCGAGACAGTATTGCGAGCCCTGCCAAAGCACATGAGGAAAAACTTTATGGATGTAGTCACGGGATTTTTGAATTTAAGACAGCAGGAAATAAAAATTCAATCAGAGTACATTTATGAAAATCTCAGACTTGTTCCGAGAATTGAATCAATGAAGATAAGAGATGACCCACAATTTCTTGAGATGCTGCTTGAAATTTACAACGAGCTTCCAATACCTTTACAGTTTGACAGAATGCACTTTGAGAAGACGATGAAAGATCAGAAAACAATTCTTAACACGTTAAGGCTTGGAAGTGTAGACGGCCCTATAATCGGATTTGCCAAAGGCGGGCCGCTTGAGAATTATACTCTAAGACCAGAAATCACGGATGAAAACTATGGCAAATTCAACACGGTATTCCTCGAGCCGATTGCACTCAAGATGGGATACTGGGGTCTACACGGAGGAAGTGAGATGAGACACTTGTTTACAATGCAGGCTCATTCCATGAACTACAAGTACCTGACAAGCTTTGCTCTGCGAGACGTCATTCAAAAAAGAATAGAAAAGCATGAAAAGGCCGAGTTTGTTGCAAAGTTCGATCCTGAAAGATGGGACTATTACAGAGTAGAGCTCTAA
- a CDS encoding response regulator, with the protein MRILIAEDNQFTASQYERILRKYGHEVIVTRDGQECLKKYKESLGRTEFDSIDKSPFDVVVLDQSMPKKNGSEVATEILSVRPAQKIVFASAYALSANKVSESLEERVEYLQKPFSLNALVSKIEAA; encoded by the coding sequence TTGAGAATACTAATTGCGGAAGACAATCAGTTTACTGCGTCCCAGTACGAGCGCATCTTGCGCAAGTATGGCCACGAAGTCATCGTTACGCGTGACGGCCAGGAATGTCTCAAAAAATACAAAGAAAGTCTAGGCAGAACCGAATTTGACTCCATAGACAAATCCCCATTTGATGTAGTCGTGTTGGATCAGTCGATGCCAAAAAAGAACGGCTCAGAGGTTGCCACCGAGATTCTAAGCGTAAGACCGGCCCAGAAGATTGTATTTGCCTCAGCCTATGCCCTATCAGCTAACAAGGTCTCAGAATCTCTGGAGGAAAGGGTAGAATATCTGCAAAAACCATTCTCACTTAATGCGCTTGTGAGTAAGATTGAGGCAGCCTAG
- a CDS encoding tetratricopeptide repeat protein — MNAQELLRKGTELLQAGLLEEALSYFEQALLLDQKNADIWNKKGAALRSLGRYDEALECFNKALEIDPADRFAS, encoded by the coding sequence ATGAATGCACAGGAACTGCTCAGAAAGGGCACCGAATTGCTCCAAGCAGGATTGTTAGAGGAAGCACTATCATATTTTGAGCAGGCGCTCCTACTTGATCAGAAAAATGCCGATATTTGGAACAAAAAAGGGGCTGCACTGCGAAGTCTTGGCAGGTATGATGAGGCACTAGAATGCTTTAACAAGGCTCTGGAAATTGACCCTGCTGACAGGTTCGCATCATGA
- a CDS encoding menaquinone biosynthesis family protein — translation MKITVGHTPDSDDAFMFYGMLTGKIPSDDFTVHHVIEDIEELNRRALKEELDVTAVSVHACAYLPNYTILRAGGSFGIGYGPIVIAKTHLDIESVRKSKIAIPGKMTSAFLLLQLMIGKFDYIEMKFSDIPAAVRDGKADVGLVIHETQLSYEQEKLEKILDVGKWWHDTTGGLPVPLGTNVMSNRFDSKTMLKFDKYLHDSIKYGLDHIDEAMEYSMQYSRGKPAELIKKFVKMYVNDVTVEMGRSGEESIRKLFSMASESGIIKPFELKINPMR, via the coding sequence TTGAAGATTACAGTAGGCCATACCCCAGACTCTGACGATGCGTTCATGTTTTACGGGATGCTAACTGGAAAAATCCCATCAGATGACTTTACAGTACACCATGTGATTGAGGATATTGAGGAGCTGAACAGGAGGGCACTCAAAGAAGAGCTTGATGTTACCGCAGTATCAGTTCATGCATGCGCATACCTTCCAAACTACACCATCTTGAGGGCAGGCGGCAGCTTTGGAATAGGATATGGTCCAATAGTCATAGCAAAAACGCATCTAGATATCGAATCTGTCAGAAAATCAAAAATAGCAATACCGGGCAAGATGACGTCTGCCTTTTTGCTGCTCCAGCTGATGATAGGCAAATTTGATTATATAGAAATGAAGTTTAGCGATATTCCCGCTGCCGTAAGGGATGGAAAGGCAGACGTTGGACTCGTAATACACGAAACCCAACTATCATACGAGCAAGAAAAACTAGAGAAAATACTTGATGTTGGAAAATGGTGGCACGATACTACAGGTGGCCTTCCAGTGCCGCTTGGCACCAACGTAATGAGCAACAGATTTGATTCCAAGACAATGCTAAAGTTTGACAAGTACCTGCACGACTCGATAAAGTATGGCCTTGATCATATCGATGAGGCCATGGAGTATTCCATGCAGTACAGCAGGGGCAAGCCTGCCGAGCTTATCAAAAAATTTGTCAAAATGTACGTAAACGATGTCACGGTAGAGATGGGCAGATCTGGTGAAGAGTCAATAAGGAAACTGTTCAGCATGGCATCTGAAAGCGGAATCATCAAGCCATTTGAATTGAAGATAAACCCGATGAGATAG
- a CDS encoding tetratricopeptide repeat protein produces MPDLFESANKLFVEKKFHDAITLYDRILLEDPDNIEALNNKGYALSKTKNYSEALACYEKALLIKADDKTVLINKISALRKTKRYDEALRYCEYILKLFPHDNITLYHKERILYSLGRYSESIDCCNKILKSYPRNEEVLLDKASCLARINADDAMSVLEECISTNPKLRYKIRNSSAFAEISSDERFLKIISE; encoded by the coding sequence ATGCCAGACTTATTTGAGAGCGCAAACAAGCTGTTCGTTGAGAAAAAGTTCCATGATGCGATTACCCTGTACGACCGCATTCTATTGGAAGACCCAGACAACATTGAGGCACTCAACAACAAGGGCTACGCCCTAAGCAAGACAAAGAATTATTCTGAGGCTCTTGCCTGCTATGAGAAGGCACTACTCATCAAAGCAGATGACAAGACAGTTTTGATAAACAAAATATCTGCTCTGCGCAAGACCAAAAGATATGATGAAGCTTTAAGATACTGCGAGTACATACTCAAATTATTCCCACACGATAACATCACACTATACCATAAAGAACGCATTTTGTACTCGCTTGGCAGATATTCCGAATCAATAGATTGTTGCAATAAAATTCTAAAATCCTACCCGAGGAACGAGGAGGTTCTACTGGACAAAGCATCATGTCTTGCAAGGATCAACGCGGATGATGCCATGTCTGTCCTTGAAGAATGCATATCAACAAACCCGAAGCTGCGGTACAAAATAAGAAATTCTAGCGCGTTTGCAGAAATTTCATCAGATGAACGATTTTTGAAAATCATTTCTGAGTAA
- a CDS encoding DUF5679 domain-containing protein → MMIGYCVKCRAKREMSGIKPVTLKNGKPATKGTCPACSTAIFRIGKA, encoded by the coding sequence ATCATGATAGGCTATTGCGTAAAATGCAGAGCAAAACGCGAAATGTCAGGCATCAAGCCAGTCACACTAAAGAACGGCAAGCCTGCAACGAAGGGAACATGCCCGGCATGTTCTACAGCTATATTTAGAATCGGAAAGGCATAA
- a CDS encoding MTH1187 family thiamine-binding protein, translated as MIHAEISIYPIGTDNTSLSFYIAKAVDSIKEFKLVKHQLTPMGTILESNRPESIFEAARAMMETVHMLGVKRVEVVLKIDSRQDKNQTMQEKVDSVRRQL; from the coding sequence ATGATACACGCTGAGATAAGCATCTACCCCATAGGCACCGACAACACAAGTCTTAGCTTTTACATTGCAAAGGCAGTTGATTCTATAAAAGAATTCAAATTGGTAAAACACCAGTTAACCCCGATGGGAACCATTCTAGAATCTAACAGGCCGGAGAGCATCTTTGAGGCGGCAAGAGCCATGATGGAGACAGTACACATGCTTGGAGTCAAGCGTGTTGAAGTTGTTCTGAAAATAGACTCACGGCAAGACAAAAACCAGACCATGCAGGAGAAGGTTGACTCTGTCAGAAGACAGCTCTAA
- a CDS encoding radical SAM protein codes for MLRDLIKESKAVERALAGEELSYNDGLELMKDENLFLVGASADFVRKKLVGEKVTFAASYYMNYTNVCAASCQMCAFYRKGDESDAYTLTPEQIEKRVAIAKQMGATEVHIVGGFHPKLQLDYYENMMRIIKKNHPEMSIKAFTAAEIFYLSKLTKNSVKEILSRLKDAGLDSMPGGGAELFHPEVRAQIVRGKCTGQEWLDTIEQAHKLGIKSNVTMLYGHIEKPEHVIDHLVKIRELQKKTGGFITFIPLKFSLDNTELEQQHKVEHECSSIYDLKIIATSRLMLAGVLNNISVYWVAFGKKLAQVALSNGGSDLVGTAFSEEIYKAAGKPTNSSVLELATMVKEIGRKPVQRDTFFKEIRSF; via the coding sequence TTGTTACGTGATCTGATAAAAGAGTCCAAGGCAGTGGAAAGAGCGCTAGCTGGAGAGGAACTCTCTTACAATGACGGCCTTGAGCTAATGAAAGATGAGAACTTGTTTCTGGTTGGTGCTTCAGCCGATTTTGTAAGGAAAAAACTTGTGGGCGAAAAGGTAACATTCGCAGCATCCTATTACATGAATTACACCAACGTATGTGCAGCAAGCTGTCAGATGTGTGCATTTTATAGAAAAGGCGACGAGTCTGACGCATACACGCTGACGCCGGAGCAGATTGAAAAAAGGGTGGCAATAGCAAAGCAGATGGGCGCAACAGAAGTACACATTGTGGGAGGATTCCACCCCAAACTTCAACTTGACTATTATGAGAACATGATGAGGATTATCAAAAAGAACCATCCGGAAATGTCGATAAAGGCATTCACGGCCGCCGAGATATTCTATCTTTCCAAGCTTACGAAAAACTCTGTAAAAGAGATTCTAAGTAGGCTCAAGGATGCCGGACTTGATTCGATGCCAGGGGGCGGAGCTGAACTGTTCCATCCTGAGGTAAGGGCCCAGATAGTGCGTGGCAAATGCACTGGCCAAGAATGGCTTGATACGATAGAGCAGGCACACAAGCTTGGAATCAAAAGCAATGTGACTATGCTATATGGGCACATAGAAAAACCAGAGCACGTAATTGATCATCTGGTAAAGATAAGAGAGTTGCAAAAAAAGACGGGTGGATTTATCACGTTCATTCCGCTCAAGTTCAGTCTTGATAATACAGAGCTAGAGCAGCAACACAAAGTAGAGCACGAATGCTCATCGATTTACGATCTGAAGATAATTGCGACCTCGCGACTGATGCTTGCAGGCGTACTTAACAACATTTCTGTATACTGGGTCGCATTCGGCAAGAAACTTGCGCAGGTAGCACTCTCAAACGGCGGTAGCGACCTTGTAGGCACTGCATTCTCAGAGGAAATATACAAGGCTGCCGGCAAGCCTACAAACTCGTCCGTTCTGGAGCTTGCAACAATGGTAAAAGAGATCGGTCGCAAGCCTGTCCAGCGCGACACATTCTTCAAAGAGATTAGATCTTTTTAG
- a CDS encoding DnaJ domain-containing protein, producing the protein MRLIFAALALALLSTIVLQSQSAYSQQGGLVVERPTRGSEEISEYYNVNDVRLAMAIVGAAVVGVFLYLAREIILRRKTEYEKKNYASKQNRDYEKYHSDWNADDEDFIGPRKRKSADEFRKMFDEATLPNYYNVLGVSVDATLEEIKRKYRQLVKEYHPDRTKDAKSAEKFAEITSAYEVLSDEEQRKMYDSYFKTSVG; encoded by the coding sequence ATGCGCCTCATTTTTGCAGCACTTGCATTGGCATTGCTTTCAACCATAGTATTACAGAGCCAGAGCGCATATTCACAACAGGGTGGCCTTGTGGTAGAAAGACCCACGCGCGGCTCCGAGGAGATATCAGAATACTATAACGTAAACGATGTAAGACTTGCTATGGCAATAGTGGGAGCTGCTGTAGTAGGTGTATTCCTGTATTTGGCAAGAGAGATAATTTTACGACGCAAGACTGAATACGAGAAAAAAAACTATGCATCAAAACAAAATCGCGATTATGAAAAGTATCACTCAGATTGGAATGCAGATGATGAGGACTTTATTGGCCCAAGAAAAAGAAAAAGTGCGGATGAATTTAGGAAAATGTTTGATGAGGCAACACTGCCCAACTATTACAACGTACTTGGAGTCTCAGTTGATGCAACACTTGAGGAGATTAAAAGAAAATACAGGCAGCTTGTAAAAGAATACCATCCAGACAGAACAAAAGACGCCAAGAGTGCGGAAAAGTTTGCTGAGATCACAAGCGCGTACGAAGTTCTCTCCGATGAGGAGCAACGAAAGATGTATGATTCTTATTTTAAGACATCAGTTGGGTAG